The proteins below are encoded in one region of Cryptomeria japonica unplaced genomic scaffold, Sugi_1.0 HiC_scaffold_848, whole genome shotgun sequence:
- the LOC131872876 gene encoding BURP domain-containing protein 16-like, which yields LWRIQEKVIRRHGLIFHAITLVGGASSNVAELQRERWREKLLEVSIPQTLVARLSPLSLTQMHKMIDATSFDANEFCHSAGLICREDVDFLTKAGGSSFANANAELEEVKENVFFDKKELRESGEMILPDLSPCKNLGAFLPRELAQMMPPFSTANVSQILNLLGISSESNMSRIMESTLELCEEKGEEGEVKRCSTSVEGMVEFVASLFGSDVDLLTDTSVVGSGQRVKVTKVSKRENIVGGKPPVTCHIFAFPYGVSYCHSIKGSEVFDLQLEVVQGNEKVRRNATAVCHYFSDGAGGNQASCHPVFGEMLLWMPRPKGD from the coding sequence TTGTGGAGGATACAAGAAAAAGTGATACGTAGGCATGGTTTAATATTTCATGCAATTACTTTGGTTGGCGGCGCTAGCAGCAACGTTGCGGAGTTGCAGCGTGAGCGGTGGCGAGAGAAGCTTCTAGAAGTCTCTATACCTCAAACCCTGGTGGCTCGTCTCTCCCCTCTTTCTCTAACTCAGATGCACAAGATGATTGACGCTACTTCTTTCGATGCCAACGAATTCTGCCACTCTGCCGGTTTGATTTGCCGTGAAGACGTGGATTTTCTGACGAAAGCGGGTGGTTCAAGTTTTGCGAACGCCAATGCCGAACTTGAGGAGGTCAAGGAAAACGTGTTTTTTGACAAGAAAGAGCTGCGGGAGTCGGGGGAAATGATATTACCGGATCTTAGCCCTTGCAAAAATTTGGGCGCATTTTTGCCCAGAGAGTTAGCACAGATGATGCCGCCATTTTCCACTGCAAATGTTTCTCAGATTCTGAATTTGTTGGGCATCTCGAGCGAGTCAAATATGTCCCGCATCATGGAGAGCACGTTGGAGTTGTGCGAGGAAAAGGGCGAAGAAGGAGAAGTGAAGAGGTGCAGCACATCCGTTGAGGGCATGGTGGAATTCGTGGCCTCTCTTTTTGGATCTGACGTGGACTTGCTTACTGACACGTCAGTTGTTGGATCCGGTCAGCGGGTTAAGGTTACGAAAGTGAGTAAGAGGGAGAATATTGTGGGAGGTAAACCACCCGTAACGTGTCATATCTTTGCGTTTCCTTACGGAGTGAGTTATTGTCATTCTATCAAGGGTAGTGAGGTATTTGATCTGCAGCTGGAAGTTGTGCAGGGGAATGAGAAGGTTAGGAGGAACGCTACAGCAGTGTGTCATTATTTTTCAGATGGAGCGGGAGGAAATCAGGCTTCTTGTCATCCAGTTTTCGGGGAGATGTTACTCTGGATGCCTAGGCCTAAGGGTGACTAG